A genomic region of Coriobacteriaceae bacterium contains the following coding sequences:
- a CDS encoding glutathionylspermidine synthase family protein: protein MKEERAQYIADILALDGDVNGREMALAFIADSDVWVHGAPAPFPYVPYLFNKEDRAYIADQVTTMHRILCKVIRRYLDDEGYRELFHFPEELHRLIMLPCDYDDLLPMARFDLFLNEDDLSYKFCEFNTDGSGAMSRDYMIGKALMQGEAYRRFSQEHELRQFELFDSWVASFMRIYESRPSARSNPTIAVTDFRESGVFSDFNRFIEAFQKAGYDARFTDIRDFEFDGEHLIDSTDGQIVDAIYRRAVTSEILQHPGECDGLIDAVAAGKVCLIGHFRTTVVHSKEVNIALFDERTRAFLSEEEAAFVDAHVPRTYRLESGVNGFTLDEVKDDKDAWIIKPADDYGAHGVYPGVDFDQERWERIVDENLDAGYIVQEFYQPPRVDIINTVIDDDDPCRVESWQSMPGVYLYEGKPVGFYCRLGNEGVIAIDHGGLCANSFAVD, encoded by the coding sequence ATGAAAGAGGAACGCGCGCAGTACATTGCCGATATCCTGGCGTTGGATGGAGACGTCAACGGGCGAGAAATGGCGCTTGCCTTCATCGCCGACTCAGATGTCTGGGTTCATGGGGCGCCTGCGCCATTTCCCTACGTGCCGTACCTCTTCAACAAAGAGGACCGCGCCTATATCGCCGATCAAGTAACGACCATGCATCGCATTCTCTGCAAGGTGATTAGGCGTTACCTTGACGACGAGGGCTATCGCGAGCTCTTTCACTTTCCCGAGGAGTTGCATCGCCTCATCATGCTGCCTTGCGACTACGACGACCTTCTGCCCATGGCGCGCTTTGACCTCTTCCTGAACGAGGATGATCTAAGCTACAAGTTTTGCGAATTCAACACGGACGGCAGCGGTGCCATGTCACGCGACTACATGATCGGCAAGGCCCTCATGCAAGGCGAGGCCTATCGCCGCTTCTCCCAGGAGCACGAGCTCAGGCAGTTCGAGCTCTTCGACAGTTGGGTCGCGTCCTTCATGCGTATATACGAAAGCCGTCCCAGCGCACGTTCCAACCCGACGATTGCCGTCACCGATTTTCGCGAAAGCGGGGTCTTCAGCGACTTCAACCGTTTCATTGAAGCATTCCAGAAGGCAGGATACGACGCGCGTTTCACCGACATACGTGACTTTGAGTTTGACGGTGAGCATCTCATCGACTCGACTGACGGTCAGATCGTCGATGCCATCTACCGTCGGGCGGTCACGAGCGAAATCCTGCAGCACCCGGGCGAGTGCGATGGTCTCATCGACGCCGTGGCTGCTGGCAAAGTCTGTCTCATCGGGCATTTCCGCACGACGGTCGTGCATTCCAAGGAAGTCAACATCGCCCTGTTCGACGAGCGCACCCGCGCGTTCTTGAGCGAGGAGGAAGCCGCCTTCGTGGACGCACACGTACCACGCACCTATCGTCTCGAAAGCGGCGTGAACGGCTTCACGCTCGACGAGGTCAAAGACGACAAGGACGCCTGGATCATCAAACCGGCCGATGATTACGGCGCGCACGGCGTATACCCCGGCGTCGACTTTGACCAGGAGCGATGGGAGCGCATCGTGGACGAGAACCTCGATGCCGGATACATCGTGCAGGAGTTCTACCAACCGCCTCGCGTCGATATCATCAACACCGTCATCGATGATGACGATCCGTGCAGAGTCGAGTCATGGCAGTCCATGCCCGGCGTGTATCTCTACGAGGGCAAGCCCGTTGGCTTCTACTGCCGCCTAGGCAACGAGGGCGTCATCGCCATCGACCACGGTGGTCTATGCGCCAATAGCTTCGCCGTCGACTAA
- a CDS encoding YraN family protein, with product MAAKAQIAYPGNDEEVPDDEHDTIKDEEARGDECGDGSTCDIDEDLLEFAEGKVKNDEGEAGAANEDAETVVRAPSVPPDRSFDISPEEFCGDPYEQEGHIESRQELGRKGEEAAVRYLKSRGYTIVKRNWFCRFGEADIIARDPEDTLCFIEVKTRQSLEAGLPEEAITRNKQSRYERIALCYMMVTDDWDDNSSVRFDAIAICVTAPHRALLRHHKGCFNECF from the coding sequence ATGGCCGCAAAAGCGCAGATTGCATATCCCGGAAATGACGAAGAAGTGCCAGATGACGAGCATGACACGATTAAGGACGAGGAGGCCCGCGGTGACGAATGCGGCGATGGGTCCACATGTGATATCGACGAGGATTTGCTCGAGTTCGCCGAAGGCAAGGTCAAGAACGATGAAGGCGAGGCTGGGGCAGCGAACGAAGATGCCGAAACGGTCGTTCGTGCACCGAGCGTGCCTCCAGATCGCAGTTTCGATATCTCGCCCGAGGAATTCTGCGGGGATCCCTACGAGCAGGAAGGTCATATCGAGTCACGTCAGGAACTCGGCAGGAAAGGCGAAGAGGCGGCCGTGCGCTACCTCAAGTCTCGCGGGTACACGATCGTCAAGCGCAATTGGTTCTGTCGCTTCGGGGAGGCGGACATCATCGCGCGCGATCCGGAAGACACGCTTTGTTTCATCGAGGTCAAGACGCGCCAGAGCCTCGAGGCCGGGCTTCCCGAGGAGGCGATCACGCGCAACAAACAAAGCCGCTACGAACGCATCGCGCTGTGTTACATGATGGTGACTGATGACTGGGATGACAACAGCAGCGTCCGCTTCGATGCCATTGCGATCTGTGTTACGGCACCTCATCGCGCGCTCCTGCGTCATCATAAGGGTTGCTTCAATGAGTGCTTCTAG
- a CDS encoding YifB family Mg chelatase-like AAA ATPase — protein MSASRTVRACVPTCALYGVQAVPVTVEIEIGPGLPGWHIVGMADASVQEARLRVRSAVRAAGFDMPASHVVINLAPATVRKSGSGFDLPIAIAYLLATRQIDPACVEETLAVGELALDGAVRPVDGLLAYAIGAQRDQLRLLSASDATCMPKLSGLDHVCIDHLAQLRSASFSPPDTLEAGVGAEQLDYRDVVGQQFAVRALTIAAAGGHGALLIGPPGAGKSMLAKRLPSILPPLDEEERIETALIHSVAGLDLHAITSGVRPFRAPHHSATVASLVGGGSGNVRPGEVSLAHNGVLFLDEFAEFSNSALQALRQPIEDGRVVVSRVGSRAVFPARFQLIAASNPCPCGFLGDVAHACRCSENQVSHYQAKLGGPLKDRIDLICEVTRVDPTRVLESGRGTCSAQIADEVRAARERASWRGERTESLGNVTPHEVIESCGLSTAGHKLIEDMAHKHFLSGRGIVRILRVARTIADLDESESVREEHLLESCMYRVDNNLE, from the coding sequence ATGAGTGCTTCTAGGACCGTACGCGCCTGCGTTCCCACCTGTGCCCTCTACGGCGTCCAGGCCGTTCCCGTCACGGTCGAGATCGAGATCGGGCCGGGGTTGCCTGGCTGGCACATCGTCGGCATGGCCGATGCGTCCGTGCAAGAGGCACGTCTGCGGGTGCGAAGTGCCGTGAGGGCGGCCGGTTTCGATATGCCGGCCAGTCACGTGGTTATCAACCTGGCTCCTGCCACCGTGCGCAAGAGTGGCTCCGGCTTCGATTTGCCTATCGCGATCGCATATCTTCTTGCAACGCGACAGATTGACCCGGCTTGTGTCGAGGAGACCCTGGCCGTGGGAGAGCTTGCCCTTGATGGTGCCGTGCGTCCCGTTGACGGCTTGCTCGCATACGCCATCGGTGCCCAACGAGACCAGTTGCGCCTGCTATCCGCATCCGATGCAACGTGCATGCCAAAGCTCAGCGGGCTCGATCACGTGTGCATCGATCATCTTGCCCAGCTGCGATCCGCATCGTTTTCTCCTCCCGACACGCTCGAGGCTGGGGTAGGTGCCGAGCAACTCGATTATCGTGATGTCGTCGGCCAACAATTCGCCGTGCGCGCTCTCACGATTGCGGCGGCAGGCGGGCATGGCGCTCTGCTCATCGGGCCTCCCGGTGCGGGCAAGAGCATGCTTGCAAAACGCTTGCCGAGCATACTCCCGCCGCTTGACGAGGAGGAGCGCATCGAGACGGCACTCATTCACTCGGTTGCCGGCCTCGATTTGCATGCCATTACGTCAGGGGTACGCCCCTTTCGCGCACCGCATCATTCGGCGACGGTCGCTTCGCTCGTCGGTGGCGGCTCGGGTAACGTGCGGCCGGGCGAAGTGTCGCTCGCCCATAACGGTGTGCTGTTCCTTGATGAGTTCGCCGAGTTCTCGAACAGCGCTTTGCAGGCTCTGCGTCAGCCCATCGAGGACGGCAGGGTTGTCGTGAGCAGGGTGGGCTCGCGTGCGGTCTTTCCCGCGCGCTTTCAGCTCATCGCCGCCTCCAACCCCTGTCCCTGTGGCTTTCTGGGTGATGTCGCGCACGCCTGTCGTTGCAGCGAAAACCAGGTAAGTCACTATCAGGCAAAGCTGGGCGGTCCGCTCAAGGATCGTATCGATCTCATATGCGAGGTCACCCGTGTCGATCCCACACGCGTGTTGGAGAGCGGCAGGGGCACGTGCTCGGCGCAGATCGCCGACGAGGTGCGTGCGGCACGCGAGCGTGCGAGCTGGCGTGGCGAGCGTACGGAGTCGCTTGGAAACGTCACGCCGCATGAGGTGATCGAGTCATGCGGACTCAGCACCGCCGGCCACAAGCTCATCGAGGACATGGCACACAAGCATTTTCTCTCGGGGCGTGGCATCGTGCGTATCCTGCGCGTGGCACGCACGATTGCCGACCTCGACGAGAGCGAGTCCGTTCGCGAGGAGCATCTGCTCGAGTCGTGTATGTACCGTGTCGACAATAACCTGGAGTAG
- the dprA gene encoding DNA-processing protein DprA, giving the protein MDDACQLDGPRFEIDIVSDEYPAILRDTPDPPRVLRGIGNPAALRPGIAIIGSRKATPYGLACAEVFASHIASRGIPIISGGAMGCDQCAHRMALDAGCPTVVVFGSGADVTYPKRGRELFQRVIDAQGAVISENPWGTQPLRPTFVRRNRIIAGLAALVLIVEAGLPSGTFSTADAALRANRDVAAVPGSITSPNSRGTNHLITQGAYCVVDTETLDSAIELAWAHSMYELLSDRVAKGEGDACDDLIGDDSVLRALAAEALSAQQLAAYFDFSPGELSRRLASYELDNLVQRGMDGRYQLVPRR; this is encoded by the coding sequence ATGGATGATGCATGCCAATTGGACGGTCCACGATTCGAGATTGATATCGTCTCAGACGAGTATCCGGCCATATTGCGCGATACGCCCGATCCACCTCGCGTGCTTCGCGGTATCGGCAACCCGGCCGCCTTACGGCCGGGCATCGCCATCATCGGCTCTCGCAAGGCGACGCCCTATGGCCTGGCCTGCGCCGAGGTCTTCGCCTCGCATATCGCCTCGCGCGGCATTCCCATCATCTCCGGTGGCGCGATGGGATGCGACCAGTGCGCGCATCGCATGGCGCTCGATGCCGGTTGCCCGACGGTCGTCGTCTTTGGCTCGGGTGCCGACGTGACCTATCCCAAACGCGGCCGCGAACTGTTCCAACGCGTCATAGACGCCCAAGGTGCTGTCATCTCCGAAAATCCCTGGGGTACCCAACCCCTGCGCCCGACCTTCGTGCGACGCAACCGCATCATCGCGGGGCTTGCGGCACTTGTGCTCATCGTCGAGGCTGGCCTTCCGAGCGGGACCTTCTCGACGGCGGATGCGGCACTGCGCGCCAATCGCGACGTCGCGGCCGTGCCCGGCTCCATCACCTCGCCCAACTCGCGTGGCACCAACCATCTCATCACCCAGGGCGCCTATTGCGTCGTCGATACCGAGACCCTCGATTCCGCGATCGAGCTTGCCTGGGCCCATTCCATGTACGAGCTGCTTTCCGATAGGGTCGCAAAGGGGGAGGGGGATGCATGCGATGACCTCATCGGCGACGATTCCGTCTTGCGCGCTCTTGCCGCCGAGGCGCTTTCCGCCCAGCAGCTCGCGGCCTACTTCGACTTCTCTCCCGGCGAGCTCTCGAGACGCCTTGCCTCCTACGAACTCGACAACCTCGTCCAACGTGGCATGGACGGTCGCTACCAGCTCGTGCCAAGACGCTAG
- the trmFO gene encoding methylenetetrahydrofolate--tRNA-(uracil(54)-C(5))-methyltransferase (FADH(2)-oxidizing) TrmFO, whose product MVTVIGAGLAGCEAALQLALRGVSVRLVEMRPEHPTPVHKTGNVAELVCSNSLKSVDPETAAGSLKYELDALGSRLLACAFDTRVAAGGALAVDRDEFSAAVQRLIDASPNIELVREECTSIPDGPAIIATGPLTADALARQLADELGSQGLAFYDAAAPIVEAESLDRSVIFAQSRYDKGDTADYLNAPMNREEYEAFVGELVNAGRVIEKDFERRELFAACQPVEEVARTGRDALSHGALKPVGLTDPRTGKRPWAAVQLRAENAAATAYNLVGFQTNLRFGEQERVFRMIPGLENAEFSRFGVMHRNTFVDTPHVLTKTLAIPSRPEVHLAGQLTGTEGYLEAVASGLFVALAVYAELAGLDAPVLPRDSLFGCLLAYATDSGTKDYQPMHVNYGIIDPIEPKIRNKRERKAAYAARAHAAIDDFVARRPDLFDGVSQS is encoded by the coding sequence ATGGTCACGGTCATCGGGGCAGGACTCGCTGGTTGCGAGGCCGCTTTGCAGCTCGCCTTGCGCGGCGTGTCCGTGCGTTTGGTCGAAATGCGCCCCGAGCATCCCACGCCCGTACACAAGACGGGCAACGTCGCCGAGCTCGTCTGCTCGAACTCCCTCAAGAGCGTCGATCCCGAAACGGCAGCAGGATCGCTCAAATACGAGCTCGATGCGCTTGGCTCCAGACTCCTTGCTTGCGCCTTTGATACGCGCGTAGCCGCAGGCGGCGCGCTTGCAGTCGATCGCGACGAGTTCTCCGCCGCCGTGCAACGCCTCATCGACGCATCACCCAACATCGAGCTCGTGCGCGAGGAGTGCACGAGCATTCCCGATGGTCCAGCCATCATCGCGACCGGCCCGCTCACGGCTGATGCGCTCGCGAGGCAACTTGCCGACGAGCTCGGCTCGCAAGGTCTTGCGTTCTACGATGCGGCAGCTCCCATCGTCGAGGCGGAATCCCTTGACCGCTCGGTCATCTTCGCCCAGTCACGCTATGACAAAGGTGACACGGCCGACTATCTCAACGCTCCGATGAATCGTGAGGAGTACGAGGCCTTCGTTGGCGAGCTCGTCAACGCGGGCCGCGTCATCGAGAAAGATTTCGAGCGCCGCGAGCTCTTCGCAGCGTGCCAGCCGGTCGAGGAAGTCGCGCGTACCGGGCGCGATGCGCTCTCGCATGGTGCCCTCAAACCGGTTGGGCTTACCGATCCGCGTACGGGCAAGCGCCCCTGGGCCGCCGTGCAGCTGCGCGCCGAGAACGCCGCGGCGACGGCATACAACCTCGTCGGCTTCCAGACCAACCTGCGCTTTGGCGAACAGGAACGCGTCTTCAGGATGATTCCCGGCCTCGAGAACGCCGAGTTCTCGCGCTTCGGCGTCATGCATCGCAACACCTTTGTCGACACACCGCACGTGCTGACGAAGACGCTTGCCATCCCCTCGAGGCCCGAGGTACACCTCGCAGGTCAACTCACGGGTACGGAAGGATACCTCGAGGCCGTCGCTTCGGGTCTCTTCGTCGCGCTCGCCGTCTACGCCGAGCTCGCCGGGCTTGATGCACCGGTCTTGCCACGCGACTCACTCTTTGGTTGCCTGCTCGCGTATGCGACCGATTCTGGCACGAAAGATTACCAGCCCATGCATGTCAACTATGGCATCATCGATCCCATCGAACCCAAGATACGCAACAAGCGCGAGCGCAAGGCTGCCTATGCCGCGCGGGCGCATGCGGCTATCGACGATTTCGTTGCGAGGCGCCCCGACCTTTTCGATGGAGTATCGCAATCATGA
- a CDS encoding tyrosine recombinase XerC, with protein MTKIFSPEECFADERLDANAARWACAFARHLSVERGLSDNTVRAYCIDIRSYLDWAARSGLDPLQVEYRRFRRYLVELNASGYTPKTVSRRLSAIRTFFKYLNVQNVTQLNPAAATSSPKLGRDLPRKTSDSDIERLLAVCEGDSVGLRDQAFLELLYASGARIAELARLELADVNFSDASIRLFGKGSKERIVPLYPIALEAVDRYVREGRPALLEDACGNALFVSTRGNAMSADSLRRVFKQRAAQAGLDPSLHPHDMRHAFATDLVEGGADLRSVQEMLGHASLSTTQVYTHLSLQHMKDVYKDAHPRS; from the coding sequence ATGACGAAGATCTTCTCTCCCGAGGAATGCTTCGCCGACGAGCGCCTCGACGCGAATGCCGCGCGTTGGGCTTGCGCCTTTGCGCGGCATCTCTCGGTCGAGCGGGGGCTTTCCGATAACACCGTGCGTGCGTACTGCATCGACATACGCAGCTACCTTGATTGGGCCGCACGTAGCGGTCTCGACCCGCTTCAGGTGGAGTATCGTCGGTTTCGCCGTTATCTCGTGGAGCTCAATGCCTCTGGCTATACCCCCAAGACGGTCTCTCGACGCCTTTCGGCCATACGCACCTTCTTCAAGTACCTGAACGTCCAGAATGTCACGCAGCTCAATCCAGCGGCAGCGACGTCATCGCCCAAGCTGGGGCGCGACCTCCCGCGCAAGACGAGCGATTCCGACATCGAGCGATTGCTTGCCGTATGCGAAGGCGATTCCGTCGGTCTGCGTGACCAAGCCTTTCTCGAGCTACTCTATGCGAGTGGCGCCCGTATTGCCGAGCTTGCCCGTCTCGAGCTTGCTGACGTCAATTTCTCGGATGCGAGCATCCGCCTCTTTGGCAAGGGTTCCAAGGAGCGCATCGTCCCTCTGTACCCCATCGCGCTCGAAGCCGTGGACCGTTACGTGCGAGAGGGGCGTCCGGCTCTTCTGGAGGATGCCTGCGGCAACGCACTCTTCGTCTCCACACGCGGAAACGCGATGTCTGCCGATAGCCTGCGACGCGTCTTCAAACAGCGGGCTGCCCAGGCGGGCCTTGACCCGAGTCTGCATCCCCATGACATGCGCCATGCCTTTGCAACGGATTTGGTCGAGGGCGGTGCCGACCTGCGCAGCGTACAGGAGATGCTCGGGCATGCGAGCCTTTCGACGACGCAAGTCTACACGCATCTGTCGCTGCAGCACATGAAGGACGTCTACAAGGATGCTCACCCAAGGTCATAG
- the rpmB gene encoding 50S ribosomal protein L28, translated as MSKVCEVCGKHPAAGRNVSHSHRVTNRVFRPNIQKVTIKDAKGHVRKANVCTSCLKAGKVTRA; from the coding sequence ATGTCGAAGGTATGCGAGGTCTGCGGAAAGCATCCGGCAGCAGGCCGCAATGTCAGCCACTCCCACCGTGTGACCAACAGGGTCTTTCGTCCCAACATCCAGAAGGTCACCATCAAGGACGCCAAGGGTCACGTTCGCAAGGCAAACGTTTGCACGAGCTGCCTGAAGGCCGGCAAGGTCACCCGCGCCTAG
- the hisS gene encoding histidine--tRNA ligase, with protein sequence MRYKAPKGTQDLIFDRAGAWLEFVARANEVFSAYGYEPIQTPVFESTELFTRSVGETSDVASKELFSVRSMGAMQAMREGTTLKSDQVLSLRPEGTAGVVRAIAEHALVPQGAAPARLWYAGPMFRAERPQKGRYREFRQVGVECLGATEPIADAEMIIMCMRFFAALGIPAEQMTLLINSMGDESCRPAYTQAVRDYEAEHADELCDECKRRIDANPLRSFDCKNESCKHVMDDAPRFSDYLCESCSDRFEQVKSCLDAAGISYVEDSRLVRGFDYYTGTVFEVQVTAGLGTQTAIGGGGHYDKLMGEISGKDLPGLGFAVGFERILLVLEELGIDLAPESRPFVYVALADAALAEDAFAIVQTLRDAGIAAQMDMQGRSLKSQFKVAGKTQAAYVLVIGPDELASGTCVARNMSTHEETPVSLDTIAEDMARLL encoded by the coding sequence ATGCGATACAAGGCGCCGAAAGGCACTCAGGATCTTATCTTTGACCGCGCAGGTGCGTGGCTTGAGTTCGTCGCACGTGCGAACGAGGTGTTTTCCGCCTATGGCTACGAGCCCATCCAGACGCCGGTTTTCGAGAGTACCGAGCTCTTCACGCGCAGCGTGGGAGAGACGAGTGACGTTGCCAGCAAGGAGCTCTTCTCGGTACGGTCGATGGGAGCCATGCAGGCAATGCGCGAGGGCACCACGCTCAAGAGCGATCAGGTCCTCTCGCTGCGTCCCGAGGGCACGGCGGGTGTCGTGCGTGCCATCGCCGAGCACGCCCTCGTGCCGCAAGGCGCGGCTCCGGCAAGGCTCTGGTATGCAGGGCCGATGTTTCGCGCCGAGCGTCCGCAGAAGGGACGTTATCGCGAATTCAGGCAGGTGGGTGTCGAGTGCCTCGGCGCCACCGAGCCAATTGCCGATGCCGAGATGATCATCATGTGCATGCGCTTCTTCGCCGCGCTCGGCATTCCCGCCGAGCAGATGACGCTGCTCATCAACTCGATGGGTGACGAATCGTGTCGCCCCGCTTACACGCAGGCGGTGCGCGATTACGAGGCCGAGCACGCCGACGAGCTCTGCGATGAGTGCAAGCGTCGCATCGACGCCAATCCGCTGCGCTCCTTCGACTGCAAGAACGAGTCGTGCAAGCATGTCATGGACGACGCTCCGCGCTTTTCGGACTACCTGTGCGAAAGCTGCTCCGATCGCTTCGAGCAGGTCAAATCGTGCTTGGATGCCGCCGGTATCTCGTACGTGGAAGATTCCCGTCTCGTTCGCGGCTTCGACTATTACACGGGCACCGTTTTCGAGGTGCAGGTTACGGCTGGCCTGGGAACGCAGACTGCCATCGGTGGTGGCGGTCACTACGACAAGCTCATGGGCGAGATTTCGGGCAAGGATCTGCCGGGCCTCGGCTTTGCCGTTGGCTTTGAGCGTATCCTGCTCGTACTCGAGGAGCTCGGCATCGATCTTGCACCCGAGAGTCGTCCCTTCGTCTACGTTGCGCTCGCAGACGCCGCACTTGCCGAGGACGCCTTCGCCATCGTGCAGACCCTACGTGATGCGGGTATCGCCGCGCAGATGGACATGCAAGGCCGTTCGCTCAAGTCGCAATTCAAGGTCGCCGGCAAGACGCAGGCGGCTTACGTGCTCGTCATCGGTCCCGACGAGCTTGCTTCCGGTACGTGCGTGGCACGCAACATGAGCACACACGAGGAGACGCCCGTATCACTCGATACCATTGCCGAGGATATGGCGCGTTTGCTCTAG
- the aspS gene encoding aspartate--tRNA ligase, translating into MHTHTCGELRREDIGQTVTLTGWVARRRDHGGLIFVDLRDRTGITQVVFDPDTAKDCFELGERMRPEWAIEITGFVRERPEDTANPDLPTGEIDVVVNECTILNESATPPFPLDDDIDTDELTRMKWRYLDMRRTPVAEALRLRDTVTWSIRNALHERLFIEVETPILGKSTPEGARDFIVPSRTNPGHFYALPQSPQLFKQLTQIGGIERYYQVARCFRDEDLRADRQPEFTQVDIEMSFVTEDDVMNMMEDVLAEVFKAVGIDDVSFPLDRVPYAEAMARYGTDRPDRRFGMELVDISDIVKDCGFKVFSGALANGGVVKAINAKGAGDWPRAQIDKLGDLALEWGAKGMAWIQFRSEGKVNSPITKFFTEDEIEAIKTALDVEPGDLVMFGADSTSVVNEVLGNMRLHMAHAMNLVEPGTHDLCWVVNFPMFRYDEDEKRYAAEHHPFTRVRDEDLDKIESDPLACGSYSYDIVMDGFEMGGGTIRIHQPELQRRILRQIGMSDEQIDEQFGFLITALGFGAPPHGGIALGLDRLVMLIGGYASIRDVIAFPKTSSGADPMTGAPGEVSRRQLKEANISINL; encoded by the coding sequence ATGCACACGCATACCTGTGGCGAGCTGCGTCGCGAGGATATCGGCCAGACGGTGACGCTTACCGGCTGGGTTGCCCGCAGGCGTGACCACGGCGGTCTCATCTTCGTCGATTTGCGCGACCGTACGGGCATTACGCAGGTCGTTTTCGATCCCGATACCGCCAAGGATTGCTTCGAGCTGGGCGAGAGGATGCGTCCCGAGTGGGCCATCGAGATTACCGGTTTCGTGCGCGAGCGCCCCGAAGACACTGCCAATCCCGATTTGCCCACGGGCGAGATCGACGTGGTCGTGAACGAGTGCACGATCCTCAACGAGTCTGCCACGCCGCCCTTCCCGCTCGACGACGATATCGACACCGACGAGCTCACGCGCATGAAGTGGCGCTATCTCGACATGCGACGCACGCCCGTTGCCGAGGCCCTGCGTCTGCGCGACACCGTCACCTGGTCGATTCGCAACGCCCTGCATGAACGCCTCTTCATCGAGGTCGAGACCCCGATTCTCGGCAAGTCCACCCCCGAGGGTGCGCGCGACTTCATCGTGCCATCGCGCACCAATCCCGGTCACTTCTATGCGTTGCCCCAATCGCCGCAGCTCTTCAAGCAGCTCACGCAGATTGGCGGCATCGAGCGCTATTACCAGGTCGCGCGTTGCTTCCGTGACGAAGACCTGCGCGCCGACCGTCAGCCCGAGTTCACCCAGGTCGACATCGAGATGTCCTTCGTCACCGAAGATGACGTCATGAACATGATGGAAGACGTGCTCGCCGAGGTCTTCAAGGCCGTCGGGATCGACGACGTGAGCTTCCCGCTCGATCGCGTGCCCTACGCCGAGGCCATGGCCCGTTATGGCACCGACCGCCCGGACCGCCGTTTTGGCATGGAGCTCGTCGACATCTCCGATATCGTCAAGGACTGCGGCTTCAAGGTCTTTTCCGGCGCGCTCGCCAATGGCGGCGTCGTCAAGGCCATCAATGCCAAGGGCGCGGGCGATTGGCCGCGCGCGCAAATCGACAAGCTGGGCGATCTGGCTCTCGAGTGGGGCGCCAAGGGCATGGCCTGGATTCAATTCCGCAGCGAGGGCAAGGTCAACAGCCCCATCACCAAGTTCTTCACCGAAGATGAGATCGAGGCGATCAAGACGGCGCTCGACGTCGAGCCGGGCGACCTCGTCATGTTCGGTGCCGATAGCACGAGCGTCGTCAACGAGGTCCTGGGCAACATGCGTCTGCACATGGCCCATGCCATGAACCTCGTCGAGCCGGGCACGCATGACCTGTGCTGGGTCGTGAACTTCCCGATGTTCCGCTACGACGAGGACGAGAAGCGCTACGCCGCCGAGCATCATCCGTTCACGCGCGTGCGCGACGAGGACCTCGACAAGATCGAGAGCGATCCGCTTGCCTGCGGAAGCTACTCCTACGACATCGTCATGGACGGCTTCGAGATGGGTGGCGGCACGATTCGTATCCACCAGCCCGAGTTGCAGCGCCGCATTCTGCGCCAGATTGGCATGAGCGACGAGCAGATCGACGAGCAATTCGGATTCCTCATCACGGCGCTTGGCTTCGGCGCGCCTCCTCACGGCGGCATCGCGCTTGGCCTTGACCGCCTGGTCATGCTCATCGGCGGCTATGCTTCCATTCGCGATGTCATCGCCTTCCCCAAGACGAGCTCGGGTGCCGATCCGATGACGGGCGCACCCGGCGAGGTGAGCCGTCGCCAGCTCAAGGAAGCCAACATCAGCATCAATCTCTAG